The Manihot esculenta cultivar AM560-2 chromosome 8, M.esculenta_v8, whole genome shotgun sequence genomic interval TCTCGTACTCCCCGTCACATTAGATGAGCTGAATTACTTTCTGATGAGTCCGGATTCAGATCAGTTTGCATAACGAGCTCTCATGGATTTTGCACCAAACTCTTCTATCAAGGCTCGACCTCATGCCGTGTGCCAGTGCCAGTGCCCAGCGGCGCTGGATATTTAATCCTTTAAGCTCTAACGTATTATTTTTTGCAATActtaataaatttctaattaaCGCTTATTTCAGCAAGTCAATTATATAAGTCAAAtacaaaaatgaattttttttattaaaataagttaaatcttcacataatataatttattaaatcatcctctctttattaattttcacaCTATTATTTCAAAAAGTTATTACCCTATGTGTTTCATGAAAATACACGCACTTTTTCATTTATctttaattatatctatttttttaaaatgttaatttatttaatatgtattaaaaataaatttatttatttcaaaaataaattaataatcaagcagtatattaaaaaatacaatccataatttatatattttcttaaattcaTGCGAAAAGCCGGAGAACCACCTTGTTTGTATTTTTCATATTGCTGTCCCGGACTTTCCTCGTTCAGATAATTAAGCTGGCCACTCGTCCCATCTCCTAGGCAACCCATCTATATCTAAATTAatgattatttttcaaaaaatttcttACACATGCATTAAGATTATTGCAAGGTTGTCTGAATGCTTTTCACATGGATCCATTGGTCACAACATCCTCATCTCCTAGGTGATCATCTAATgatctaaatttaaattgataaataGCTTGGAGAGTGAGTACCCGTTAACAGTAGAACGAGAAAACCAACATTGCAGAGTGATAAAGGTAGAGAGCATGGCAGAGAAGAGAGGTAGCATCGCCTTCTTTTCAACCTATAAACCACCGGTGCCTCTGGACATATACTCCTCTCCAGTTCCACCGACAGAAAGGCATGATGAGCTGCACATGACTGACGGATTGTCCAACAATTACAACAGCCGACtcattccaccagaagctcTCAAGACAATTATCAAGCGCCCAAAATTGGCTTCCGAAGCCAATGAAGCTGATGTTGATTCTGGTCGTCTCTCAGGCTTGGTTTTCGTCTCCGAAAGAGACAAGAACCTTGAGACGCTTCACGTTGCTCTTCGTTTCACTGATAGAGTCAAAGTCTTCAGCTTTGCTGATGTTTATGGAACATACAGTGATATTCGAATGGAAGATAGTGGTTGTATTGGCGGGGGTTATAAGGTCGGTAGGCGTACTATCGATCACACTCTCGTCTATATCACTACCAAAGACTCGCCAAAAGACCGTCGTCAACCGTGGACTGCTGTTTATAAAACCAATCTTAAGACTGGAAAAACTGAACGCCTCACCCCATCAGGTTCATTCTTCTATTGTTTACTCTATTAATTACCACATAACGTTATATATAATATCATACTTTTAAAAGATGAAGTTGAAATTCCAATTTTCTTGAGCAGGGGTAAGTGATTTAAGCCCCTCTGTTTCTCCATATGGAAGAAAGATAGCGGTCGCATCATTCCAGGGAAAGGGTTGGAACGGCGAGATTGAAGATCTACTGACTGATATTTATGTGATGAACGTGGAGAAGCCCCCTTTGGAGCGCAAGAGAATTATAAAAAATGGTGGGTGGCCAACATGGGGAAGTGACAACATCATATTTTTCCATCGAAAGGTTGGGGATTTTTGGGGTGTGTTCCGATTCGACATTGCTAGCGGTGAAACAGTCCGTGTGACCCCGGATGGAATTGATGCAATAACTCCGGCGGCCATCAGCGACACTAAAGTGGCAGTGGCAACCATCCGTAAGAAATCAAGCTTCAATGACGTTCGTGTAGAAGAACAATATCGACATATTGAGATTTTCGATTCAATTGCACCAGACCAACCGATAAAAATCACTCAGATAACCAGACCAAAGGCTGACCATTACAACCCCTTTGTCTTAGATGGTGGGAAGCGCATAGGTTACCATCGTTGCAAAAGCGACCTTCTCAAGGTACGTACTAATTAACGAATAAATTCCTTTAGATTTTAGCAATATATGTTTGATTTAAGATTGTTGGCTATATAGCATGGAGACGAAATCCCAAGAAATTTCCACAAGCTACACTCTCCACACCCAGACGTAGGACTTTTCAGGGTGTCGGGTGTATTTCCAACATTTTCCAAGGATGGCTCCAAGCTTGCATTTGTTGACAATGAGTTCAAAGCTGTGTGGGTAGCTGATAGCCAAGGACTGCGAATTGTCTATGAGGTATATATAACAAGAAtaggaattattattattattattattattattattagagttGTATGTGTAATTAATATTTCGCATGAGTGATGTTTATAATGGATATGCAGCTGATGATGAGTTTTGTTTATCTAGACAAAAGGTCCAGATAACATTTTCTCACCAGTTTGGAATCAAAATTCGCAAAAAGATATACTATATGTATGCATGGGACCTTCTTTTAATGCTGAAAAAACATTGGAAATTTGTGCCATCCCTAATGTGTCTAGTGGTGTGCGACAACGTCGAAAGCTCACAAAAGGATTCAATAATGCCTTCCCATCTACCAGTCCAGATGGTAATTGACTAACTTCCTAATTATTTCTTGTGattgattattttgatttaaaaaaaattaattataataaaattaatagcgAATAGacattcaaataattaaatcaaatatttaataaatttcgaAAAAACTAAAAGATAGTTGATTGGCAACTGATACAGGAAAGATAATGCGAACATTAGCACGTCAATTAATTAAGAATTGTTAACTGATACAGGAAAGAAATTAGTTTTTCGATCTACAAGAGATGGAGGAGATAAGAAATACAAGAATCTGTACGTAATGGAAGATACAGAAGTAGGAGAatatggagatggaaaaataACAAGACTAACAAATGGGCCATGGACTGACACACATTGCCAATGGTCCCCAACTGGAGATTGGATAGTGTTCTCATCAACTCGGGATAAGCCTAAAGATGCACCAGAAACTGATAATGGTCTCGACCCAGGATACTTTTCGGTATTTCTAGTAAACGCAAATGATCCATCAGTTGTGGTAAGAGTTATAAAAAGTGGAGATGATCTTTCAGGACATGTAAACCATCCATTTTTCAGTCCGGATGGAAAAAGCATCGTTGTGACTTCAGATCTTGGTGCAGTGTCCATTGATCCCATTTCTTTACCTTTATTCTTGCATCCCGTTAGGCCTTATGGAGATATCTTCTCTGTTGATATAGACACAGATGATATAAATAAGAACAAGGATGTAAAAAAGTTTAATCGCATTACACATAGCAGATATGAGAATTCTACGCCTAGTTGGACTATGTTCGCAACTGAGGATCCTAATGCAACATGGAACATGTTTTTGAAGGATGACTACACTCCATCATGCCCTTATTTGTATCCTGATGGAGGTGAAAGTTGGCATATGACTGGCCACCTCTGCATTCCAAAAAGAAGTTGTTGATCGATTTTGTGTCCATTACACGGCTTGATCTCATCTATTATACTTTGGtttcattttcaaataaatGTACACTAACGGCTATAATTGTCTGCTTGTTTCAAACTTGGTTTCTTGTTTCAAAATAAAGCTTTGCTCATGGATATTATTATTGTGTGTATCCTACCATACTCTAATTAACTTATTGGAAGTTCTTTAGATTGACTATACTCATACCTCTACTTGAAAGTTTAACTCTtttctatatttattaatatatcatattaaattttttaatgaatttttccatcgaaaattcataatttataaataaattagcaTTTATGAGAAAACAAAATTTTAGGGAAAAAAAATACGAGTTTTATGtattagataaaataaatttaaaaaattaaattaagaaaatataaactTAATTATGAGTAATCGGATtagtttgtttaatttttttttattaaaaaattaaaagtagaaTATTATTGGTTTCATAGGTCATATCACCACAAAAATAagactatcagcgacggatttagcgacggaaattccttccgtcggaaaaaaaatttagcgacAGATCAGCGACGAATACTTTATGTTtatatttccgacggatttgAGATGGATTAGCGacgaatttttaaaatattagcgacAAAATTTATTCCGTCGATAATCCGTCAAAAAGTgcaaacaatataaaaaaaacaaaccTAATCTTCTCTTTCATCTCCCTTTTGATTTTAGCCACCCTTTTTCTCTCCTCTCTTCTCCTCAGCGCAGCATCCTTCTCCTTGCCACTGTCGCCACCGCCGCCGTTGTTCCCGTGGCTGTCGTGCGTTGCCATCGCCTCGCCGTCGCTGTTGCTGCTACTTTTCCTGCTGCCGCAGCTGTGTCGCCATTGCTGGAGCTGCCACCGCCGTTGCCACTCACCGCCGCTGCAGCTGCTGATTGTTGCCACTCCATGTAAGTTAGTGATGGAATGATTGGTTGATTCTCTTATGGTATGATTAATGTATGCTTGTCCtactactttttaattttgtattaattaatagattaataattttgaaaaaggtTAGATGATTACTTAGCCATTGAGTTTGATGGGTTTATTGCTTAATTGTTTGTGTTTgtgttctttatttatttatttggggTTTTGAGTTGACATCAATTATTGAGGACATGattatttttgaatattttttggATTATGGGTGATTAGTAAGctactaatttttataaatcaagTAAGATAGCTTGTAAATTTATGTTAAAAGAAATGTGGAATTACAAAGAAATGAGATGCATTCATTggttacaaaaagaaaaagtgcTGCAGCACTTTTTACATGCTGTGCAGCATCATGCTGCTGCTGTGACAGCATCAGGCTGCTGCTGTGCACTCAACAAGCTTGTTGTGCACTCAGCAAGCTTGTTGCAGCATGCATGCTGCTGCTGTGCACTGTTAAGGCAGAGAAAAGGCATGCATCTGTCACTTGTATTGCCATTGGCATTGATTAAGCTCTGTGCACTGTAAAACTGTTGCTCTTTATTACACGTGTGAACAATTAAAGATTTTCtatatatcataattaattataataataaatagacATGAATaaagcaataatttattttaaaatgtttaatttcCACTTTAAAATTGAgagcaattttttaaaaactaacaatttaatattaataaaaatacaagtTAAAGCACTATATAGTTTATTAATTTAGGAAGGAAAAGAAATTACTCACCTTATTTtctaaattcttaaaaatttagGAGTTAGATACTTAAGTGTTAACTACTTAATAATTACTACAATTAGAGtgtttaactttttaattaaattatttttataatttataaaattaaactctttaattaatttttc includes:
- the LOC110620713 gene encoding uncharacterized protein LOC110620713, whose amino-acid sequence is MAEKRGSIAFFSTYKPPVPLDIYSSPVPPTERHDELHMTDGLSNNYNSRLIPPEALKTIIKRPKLASEANEADVDSGRLSGLVFVSERDKNLETLHVALRFTDRVKVFSFADVYGTYSDIRMEDSGCIGGGYKVGRRTIDHTLVYITTKDSPKDRRQPWTAVYKTNLKTGKTERLTPSGVSDLSPSVSPYGRKIAVASFQGKGWNGEIEDLLTDIYVMNVEKPPLERKRIIKNGGWPTWGSDNIIFFHRKVGDFWGVFRFDIASGETVRVTPDGIDAITPAAISDTKVAVATIRKKSSFNDVRVEEQYRHIEIFDSIAPDQPIKITQITRPKADHYNPFVLDGGKRIGYHRCKSDLLKHGDEIPRNFHKLHSPHPDVGLFRVSGVFPTFSKDGSKLAFVDNEFKAVWVADSQGLRIVYETKGPDNIFSPVWNQNSQKDILYVCMGPSFNAEKTLEICAIPNVSSGVRQRRKLTKGFNNAFPSTSPDGKKLVFRSTRDGGDKKYKNLYVMEDTEVGEYGDGKITRLTNGPWTDTHCQWSPTGDWIVFSSTRDKPKDAPETDNGLDPGYFSVFLVNANDPSVVVRVIKSGDDLSGHVNHPFFSPDGKSIVVTSDLGAVSIDPISLPLFLHPVRPYGDIFSVDIDTDDINKNKDVKKFNRITHSRYENSTPSWTMFATEDPNATWNMFLKDDYTPSCPYLYPDGGESWHMTGHLCIPKRSC